One genomic region from Salvia hispanica cultivar TCC Black 2014 chromosome 2, UniMelb_Shisp_WGS_1.0, whole genome shotgun sequence encodes:
- the LOC125206569 gene encoding putative F-box/FBD/LRR-repeat protein At5g56810, whose product MVKRLRRRLVEDDYTGDRISMLPDDLLVFILSLLSLKGAIRTSLLSSRWRNLWILLPKLDLDLDSTTILLQHHRRPYNPDKLNKLRCDYVRWVDHIFTILPKSSTNLVRFRVVFDLSISFSGCIDNWVNSAVSRKVESLDLILYAYSYPLEECYYFPYYEGNFPDNLKLLKKLSLHCVNVSNEAVAFLLGNCTLLEQLSLSRCGKMLSSLKVVVGTLPVFKCLEISQCPSLSSVVVRDSNIVCIKYAGLGRPHCLFELVGVPRLTQLWIKAAHGQEMHYYMMNIRGIIDMFDSVLPQLHTLKIYSSYRINLDDTLEKMMPKLKELVVAVGSGYSDNCSLMPIIRWFKVAPCLQRFVLEASHQDETNTKNNVPWVLEMKYLINGSDYEVLEINNSEKVQRAYSHIKEVEFFGYRGVPNHLQMIRRLVRHGVALEKIVVDPRSFELCSNMPWDRISRTQMEDEIIARKLAKKHLRYATSRINVQEEEEKAETIAKSIKEYLKKDPAEDSKEEKSNAEN is encoded by the exons ATGGTGAAAAGGCTACGGAGGCGACTAGTCGAAGATGACTACACG GGTGATCGAATTAGCATGCTTCCTGATGATTTATTAGTGTTTATATTATCTTTGTTGAGCTTGAAAGGAGCTATAAGGACTAGCTTACTTTCCTCTCGATGGAGGAACTTGTGGATCCTCTTACCCAAACTAGATCTTGATCTCGATTCGACAACAATACTACTACAACACCACCGGAGACCTTATAACCCCGACAAGTTAAACAAGTTAAGATGCGATTATGTTAGATGGGTTGATCACATATTCACCATACTCCCCAAATCCTCCACTAACCTTGTCAGATTCAGAGTGGTGTTCGATTTATCTATATCTTTTAGTGGATGTATCGATAACTGGGTTAACTCCGCTGTGAGTAGAAAGGTTGAGAGTCTTGATTTGATCTTGTATGCCTACTCCTACCCACTGGAAGAGTGTTACTATTTCCCATACTATGAAGGGAATTTCCCCGACAATCTGAAGCTGCTGAAGAAACTTAGTTTGCATTGTGTGAATGTGAGTAATGAGGCTGTGGCGTTTTTGTTGGGGAACTGTACTCTCCTCGAGCAATTGTCTTTGTCCCGCTGTGGAAAAATGCTTTCGTCTCTCAAGGTTGTTGTTGGGACGTTGCCGGTGTTCAAATGCCTAGAAATCAGCCAGTGCCCTAGCCTCTCTTCAGTTGTTGTTCGTGATTCGAACATTGTATGCATCAAGTACGCCGGTCTAGGTAGACCACATTGTCTTTTCGAGCTAGTCGGTGTTCCTCGTCTTACTCAGCTTTGGATTAAGGCCGCACACGGGCAGGAGATGCATTATTACATGATGAACATCAGAGGCATTATAGACATGTTTGATTCTGTGCTTCCACAACTACACACGCTCAAGATATACTCCAGCTACAGAATTAACCTCGAT GACActttggagaagatgatgccTAAACTCAAGGAATTGGTGGTGGCGGTTGGGAGTGGTTATAGTGACAATTGTTCTCTCATGCCAATAATAAGGTGGTTTAAGGTGGCACCTTGCTTGCAAAGATTTGTTCTAGAG gCGTCACACCAAGATGAGaccaatacaaaaaataatgtgcCGTGGGTTTTGGAAATGAAATACTTGATTAATGGTAGTGATTATGAAGTTTTGGAGATTAACAACAGTGAGAAAGTTCAACGGGCTTATTCTCACATCAAGGAAGTAGAGTTTTTTGGGTATCGTGGAGTGCCTAATCATCTTCAAATGATTAGGCGGTTGGTGCGACATGGTGTTGCGCTAGAGAAGATAGTCGTGGATCCACGATCTTTCGAGCTTTGCTCGAATATGCCGTGGGATCGCATTTCTCGAACCCAAATGGAGGATGAAATAATTGCAAGGAAGCTTGCAAAGAAGCATCTTAGATATGCTACTTCAAGAATAAAT gttcaagaagaagaagaaaaggcaGAAACCATTGCTAAATCTATCAAGGAATATTTGAAGAAGGATCCAGCTGAGGATTCGAAAGAGGAAAAATCAAATGCTGAAaactaa
- the LOC125206570 gene encoding uncharacterized protein LOC125206570, whose protein sequence is MNMKASACEEERKLQLQELEELRLEAFDSAMWYKERTKLWHDKNFRVKELRVRKKVLRFQSRLKLMPRKLKSKWIIVGLRANGEVEIQGSPPHSVPFLVNGHRVKVYRDNADLHVVEETPIHASAIIS, encoded by the coding sequence atgaatatgaaggcGTCGGcctgtgaagaagaaaggaagctGCAGCTACAAGAATTGGAGGAGCTAAGGCTGGAGGCATTTGACTCAGCCATGTGGTATAAAGAAAGAACTAAGCTCTGGCATGATAAGAACttccgggtcaaggaactaCGAGTAAGGAAGAAAGTACTTCGTTTTCAATCTCGGCTGAAGCTAATGCCTAGGAAGTTGAAATCCAAGTGGATAATCGTTGGCCTTCGAGCAAATGGAGAAGTGGAGATTCAAGGAAGCCCCCCACATTCTGTTCCTTTCCTAGTCAATGGACATAGGGTGAAGGTATACAGAGATAATGCAGATCTGCATGTGGTGGAAGAGACGCCAATACATGCATCTgctattatttcttaa